The following are encoded together in the Coffea arabica cultivar ET-39 chromosome 1c, Coffea Arabica ET-39 HiFi, whole genome shotgun sequence genome:
- the LOC113742834 gene encoding (S)-8-oxocitronellyl enol synthase CYC2-like: MAINDSNNKIVGVPVKCVAVIFGVTGLVGKELARRLLSSSSKRQWKVYGIARAPQIKEALQNPNYHFVSCDLLNPSETRQKLSPLDDVTHIFWVTWASQFPIDSPECCEENEAMMSNALNAILPRAKALKHVSLQTGTKHYISLQEQPNAKEVSYFDEQCPRVGTGHNFYYVLEDLLQERLGGKIPWSIHRPGFIMGCSHRSLYNLVGSLCVYGTICKKLNLPFLFGGTRECWEEMSIDASDARLVAEQHVWAATNEAVQSPRGQAFNAINGSGFTWKEIWPAIGTKFGLSMESLAGSDAMFDQDFMFSSAMAQKGGLWKEIVTQEGLVQTEMEELANWGFLDVLFRFPRKMLGSRHKVDGLGFTVRFQALDSILYWIDVMRQEKLIP, translated from the coding sequence ATGGCTATCAATGACTCCAACAACAAAATAGTAGGCGTCCCTGTTAAATGTGTAGCGGTTATCTTCGGAGTCACGGGGCTTGTGGGGAAAGAGCTTGCGAGGAGGCTTCTTTCTTCATCCAGCAAGCGCCAATGGAAGGTATACGGTATAGCTCGAGCACCCCAGATTAAAGAAGCCCTCCAGAATCCAAATTACCATTTCGTTTCATGTGACCTCCTGAACCCTTCAGAAACTCGGCAAAAGCTTTCTCCATTAGATGATGTAACACACATCTTTTGGGTCACCTGGGCAAGCCAATTCCCCATAGATAGCCCCGAGTGTTGCGAGGAAAACGAGGCTATGATGTCCAATGCCTTGAACGCTATCCTCCCAAGAGCCAAGGCATTGAAGCACGTTTCTCTCCAGACGGGGACTAAGCATTACATTTCATTGCAAGAACAGCCTAATGCTAAAGAAGTTAGTTACTTTGACGAGCAATGTCCTAGGGTGGGCACCGGACATAACTTTTACTATGTCCTAGAGGACTTGCTCCAGGAGAGACTTGGAGGAAAGATTCCATGGTCGATTCATCGGCCGGGTTTCATCATGGGGTGTTCTCATAGATCCTTGTACAATTTAGTTGGTAGTTTGTGCGTCTATGGTACCATTtgtaagaaattaaatctcccattTTTGTTTGGGGGGACAAGGGAGTGCTGGGAAGAAATGTCCATTGATGCCTCGGATGCTAGGCTCGTGGCTGAACAGCACGTCTGGGCAGCCACCAATGAGGCAGTACAATCCCCTCGTGGCCAAGCATTCAATGCGATCAATGGATCAGGTTTCACGTGGAAGGAGATATGGCCAGCTATAGGTACGAAATTTGGGTTGTCCATGGAATCATTAGCAGGCTCTGATGCCATGTTCGATCAAGATTTCATGTTTTCTTCGGCTATGGCTCAAAAGGGAGGACTTTGGAAAGAGATAGTAACGCAAGAAGGTCTAGTCCAAACGGAGATGGAGGAGTTGGCAAATTGGGGATTCCTGGACGTTTTGTTTCGATTCCCAAGAAAAATGTTAGGAAGCCGACACAAGGTTGATGGACTTGGCTTCACGGTGAGGTTCCAAGCTTTGGATTCAATACTCTACTGGATTGACGTCATGAGGCAAGAGAAGCTAATTCCATGA